From a region of the Triticum aestivum cultivar Chinese Spring chromosome 7D, IWGSC CS RefSeq v2.1, whole genome shotgun sequence genome:
- the LOC123166796 gene encoding early nodulin-93 has product MSTVTRSYLDQRLAAAQRCSKEAAMAGAKAAAVATVAAAVPTLASVRMLPWARAHLNPTGQALIISTVAGMAYFIVADKTILSMARKHSYETAPEHLKNTSFH; this is encoded by the exons ATGTCCACGGTGACCCGCTCCTACCTCGACCAGAGGCTCGCCGCCGCCCAGCGCTGCTCCAAAG AGGCTGCCATGGCGGGAGCCAAGGCCGCGGCCGTCGCCACCGTCGCTGCCGCAGTCCCCACC CTGGCGAGCGTGAGGATGCTGCCGTGGGCGAGGGCGCACCTCAACCCCACCGGGCAGGCGCTCATCATCTCCACCGTCGCCGGGATGgcctacttcatcgtcgccgacaAGACCATCCTCTCCATGGCCAGGAAGCACTCGTACGAGACGGCGCCAGAGCACCTCAAGAACACATCCTTCCACTAA